The proteins below come from a single Mycolicibacterium sp. TY81 genomic window:
- a CDS encoding carbon-nitrogen hydrolase family protein: MRIALAQLGTGTDPEANLALVADHTARAADAGAELVLFPEATMCRFGVPLAPVAQPLDGPWADAVRDLAERAGVTVVAGMFCPTADGRVTNTLLATGPGVDAHYHKIHLYDAFGFDESRTVARGFEPIVIDVPTADGAVPVGLTTCYDVRFPELHLELAERGAKLLTVHASWGSGPGKLEQWTLLARARALDTGCFVAAVDQPYPGDELAKKGPTGSGGSLVASPTADIVVQAGLEPELLVTDVDLAAVERARETIAVLRNRTTIPRKAQSQG; encoded by the coding sequence ATGCGCATCGCACTGGCCCAGCTCGGCACGGGCACCGACCCCGAGGCCAACCTGGCACTGGTCGCCGATCACACGGCGCGCGCCGCCGACGCCGGAGCCGAACTGGTGCTGTTCCCCGAGGCGACGATGTGCCGGTTCGGTGTCCCGCTCGCGCCCGTGGCGCAACCACTCGACGGCCCGTGGGCCGACGCGGTCCGGGACCTCGCCGAACGTGCCGGCGTCACCGTGGTGGCGGGCATGTTCTGCCCGACCGCCGACGGCCGCGTCACCAACACGCTGCTCGCCACCGGCCCGGGCGTTGACGCGCACTACCACAAAATCCACCTCTACGACGCCTTCGGCTTCGACGAATCACGCACGGTCGCAAGAGGTTTCGAGCCCATCGTGATCGACGTGCCGACCGCCGACGGCGCCGTGCCCGTCGGCCTCACGACGTGCTACGACGTCCGCTTCCCGGAGCTGCACCTGGAACTCGCCGAACGCGGAGCGAAGCTGCTGACCGTCCACGCTTCGTGGGGGTCGGGCCCGGGCAAGCTCGAGCAGTGGACGCTGCTGGCCCGCGCCCGGGCGCTCGACACCGGCTGTTTCGTCGCCGCCGTCGACCAGCCGTACCCCGGTGATGAACTCGCGAAGAAGGGCCCGACCGGCAGCGGCGGCAGTCTGGTGGCCTCCCCCACAGCGGACATCGTGGTGCAGGCGGGGCTCGAGCCGGAACTGCTGGTCACCGACGTCGACCTGGCCGCGGTCGAGCGCGCCCGCGAGACCATCGCCGTGCTGCGCAACCGCACCACGATTCCGCGTAAGGCACAATCGCAAGGGTGA
- a CDS encoding DUF2993 domain-containing protein: protein MTDPWARPTNEDAAPSAEPAQQAPEAPGAQPTEVLTNDAQPAPAADVPPAYGADTPAPPAYGGDVPPTSYPAPQQVPATDPPKKRRGVMDLLRDPMSLILIIVIALALSAAGVVGGEFYARSRGNSVVSQSVQCVVQDKVDVQFGATPFLWQVANQHYDHITVTTAGNQLRFAKGMKAQIQIDDVKLEKTAKSAGTIGALDATVTWSADGIKQTIADTVPVLGGLVSDVTTDPSSGTIVLDAPMTQIVAKPTLSDGTISLKVEQLTGLGFLLPRESIQPALDLFASQLTKDYPMGIKPEALQVTGTGVTAKFGTKNATIPLGQQDSCFSGL from the coding sequence GTGACTGACCCCTGGGCCCGCCCCACCAATGAGGACGCTGCACCATCCGCCGAGCCTGCGCAGCAGGCCCCGGAGGCCCCGGGTGCCCAGCCCACCGAGGTGCTGACGAACGACGCACAACCGGCACCGGCAGCCGACGTCCCGCCCGCCTACGGCGCCGATACTCCGGCACCGCCCGCCTACGGCGGCGACGTCCCGCCGACCTCCTACCCGGCGCCCCAGCAGGTGCCCGCCACCGACCCGCCCAAGAAGCGCCGCGGTGTCATGGACCTGCTGCGCGACCCGATGTCGCTGATCCTGATCATCGTCATCGCGCTCGCGCTGTCGGCGGCCGGTGTGGTCGGCGGCGAGTTCTACGCGCGCAGCCGCGGCAACAGCGTCGTCTCGCAGTCCGTCCAGTGCGTCGTCCAGGACAAGGTCGACGTCCAGTTCGGCGCGACCCCGTTCCTGTGGCAGGTCGCCAACCAGCACTACGACCACATCACGGTGACCACGGCCGGCAATCAGCTGCGGTTCGCCAAGGGCATGAAGGCCCAGATCCAGATCGACGACGTCAAGCTCGAGAAGACCGCGAAGTCGGCCGGCACCATCGGTGCGCTCGACGCGACCGTCACCTGGTCGGCCGACGGCATCAAGCAGACCATCGCCGACACCGTCCCGGTGCTCGGTGGCCTGGTCTCCGACGTCACCACCGACCCGTCGTCGGGCACCATCGTGCTGGATGCGCCGATGACCCAGATCGTGGCCAAGCCGACGCTGTCGGACGGCACCATCTCGCTCAAGGTGGAGCAGCTCACCGGCTTGGGCTTCCTGCTGCCCCGCGAGTCGATTCAGCCGGCGCTGGACTTGTTCGCCTCGCAGCTGACGAAGGATTACCCGATGGGCATCAAGCCGGAAGCCCTGCAGGTGACCGGTACCGGTGTGACCGCGAAGTTCGGCACCAAGAACGCGACGATCCCGCTGGGCCAGCAGGACAGCTGCTTCTCCGGCCTCTGA
- the deoC gene encoding deoxyribose-phosphate aldolase — translation MSWTRQQVAALVDHTLLKPEATAADVASLCWEAADLGVCAVCVSPSMLGAVEVPERVKIATVVGFPSGKHDSQIKAREAALSVVGSDGRRGADEVDMVIDVGAAIAGDISAVFADIAAVRGAAPTAVLKVIVESAALLTMAGAPTLADVCRAAADAGADFVKTSTGFHPAGGASVQAVEIMAQTVPALGIKASGGIRQAADAVALLDAGATRLGLSGTRAVLDGLN, via the coding sequence ATGAGTTGGACCCGCCAGCAGGTCGCCGCACTGGTCGACCACACGCTGCTCAAGCCCGAGGCGACCGCCGCCGACGTGGCGAGCCTGTGCTGGGAGGCCGCCGATCTGGGGGTGTGCGCGGTCTGTGTGTCGCCGTCGATGCTCGGTGCGGTCGAAGTGCCCGAGCGCGTCAAGATCGCGACCGTCGTGGGATTCCCGTCGGGCAAGCATGACTCGCAGATCAAGGCCCGCGAGGCGGCGTTGTCGGTCGTCGGATCCGACGGCCGGCGCGGTGCCGACGAGGTCGACATGGTGATCGACGTGGGTGCCGCCATCGCGGGCGACATCTCGGCGGTGTTCGCCGACATCGCCGCGGTCCGCGGGGCCGCCCCGACGGCGGTGCTGAAGGTGATCGTCGAGTCCGCGGCGCTGCTGACCATGGCGGGTGCGCCGACGCTGGCCGACGTCTGCCGCGCGGCTGCCGACGCCGGCGCCGATTTCGTGAAGACCTCCACCGGATTCCACCCGGCGGGCGGTGCGTCGGTGCAGGCCGTGGAGATCATGGCGCAGACGGTCCCGGCGCTGGGTATCAAGGCCAGCGGCGGCATCCGGCAAGCCGCCGACGCCGTGGCCCTGCTGGACGCCGGCGCCACCCGGCTCGGCCTGTCCGGTACCCGCGCCGTCCTCGACGGCCTCAACTAG
- a CDS encoding DUF2599 domain-containing protein, which produces MLAAAALTLAPPSAADPTEPVPQPVPSPPYVDHTRWTQWDGATSLRVYPTSAGRRASGLGATQSGDEAWAEVLTLAPDADTPGMRAQFMCHWYFAEAGAPGKTSWNLEPWRPVVDDNQMVRARCNPGGTEEPF; this is translated from the coding sequence GTGCTGGCCGCCGCGGCGTTGACGCTGGCTCCGCCGTCCGCCGCTGATCCCACCGAACCCGTTCCACAACCCGTTCCGTCGCCGCCCTACGTCGACCACACCCGGTGGACGCAGTGGGACGGTGCGACGAGCCTGCGGGTGTACCCGACGTCGGCCGGCCGACGCGCCTCCGGCCTGGGCGCCACACAGTCAGGGGACGAGGCCTGGGCCGAGGTCCTGACCCTGGCACCTGACGCCGACACCCCGGGAATGCGCGCCCAGTTCATGTGCCACTGGTATTTCGCCGAGGCGGGCGCGCCCGGCAAGACCAGCTGGAATCTCGAGCCGTGGCGCCCGGTGGTCGACGACAACCAGATGGTGAGAGCACGTTGCAATCCCGGTGGCACAGAGGAGCCGTTCTGA
- a CDS encoding DUF2516 family protein, which produces MYLGSLVGYVLFALQIAVLATTVYAFVHAAMQRPDAYTAVDKLTKPVWLAILGGGAVLGWIIGPPVGAAIAACATGVYLVDVKPKLLEVQGKSR; this is translated from the coding sequence GTGTACCTCGGAAGCCTGGTGGGTTACGTCCTTTTCGCATTGCAGATCGCGGTGCTGGCCACGACCGTCTATGCGTTCGTGCATGCCGCCATGCAGCGGCCGGACGCCTACACGGCGGTCGACAAACTGACCAAGCCGGTGTGGCTGGCAATCCTGGGCGGTGGTGCCGTCCTGGGCTGGATCATCGGCCCGCCGGTGGGCGCGGCGATCGCCGCCTGCGCCACGGGTGTCTACCTCGTCGATGTGAAGCCCAAACTCCTTGAGGTCCAAGGGAAATCCCGGTAA
- a CDS encoding heparin-binding hemagglutinin gives MAENKETSQPTIEDLKAPLFAAVGAADLALATVNEIVASLRERAEEARTDANARVEEGRARLTKLQEELPGQVEELREKFSTEELRKAAETYAENAQATYNKLVERGEAALERLRTQSSIESVRERVEDVRGRVENYTEQVTELTQDALGNVASQTRAVGERAAKLVGVELPEKEEAPAKKAAPAKKAPAAKKAPAKAAATKAAPAKAAAKAPAKKAAPAKKVTQK, from the coding sequence ATGGCAGAGAACAAAGAGACCAGCCAGCCCACCATCGAAGACTTGAAGGCCCCCCTGTTCGCCGCCGTCGGCGCCGCGGACCTCGCCCTGGCCACCGTCAACGAGATCGTCGCGAGCCTGCGTGAGCGTGCCGAAGAGGCCCGCACCGATGCCAACGCGCGTGTCGAAGAGGGCCGCGCCCGCCTGACCAAGCTGCAGGAAGAACTGCCGGGCCAGGTTGAAGAGCTGCGCGAGAAGTTCAGCACCGAAGAGCTGCGCAAGGCCGCCGAGACCTACGCCGAGAACGCGCAGGCCACCTACAACAAGCTGGTCGAGCGTGGCGAGGCCGCGCTGGAGCGCCTGCGCACCCAGTCGTCGATCGAGAGCGTCCGCGAGCGCGTCGAGGACGTCCGTGGCCGCGTCGAGAACTACACCGAGCAGGTCACCGAGCTGACCCAGGACGCCCTGGGCAACGTCGCCAGCCAGACCCGCGCCGTCGGTGAGCGCGCCGCCAAGCTGGTCGGCGTCGAGCTGCCCGAGAAGGAAGAGGCCCCGGCCAAGAAGGCTGCCCCGGCCAAGAAGGCGCCGGCCGCCAAGAAGGCCCCGGCCAAGGCTGCTGCGACCAAGGCCGCCCCGGCCAAGGCTGCCGCCAAGGCTCCGGCCAAGAAGGCCGCTCCGGCCAAGAAGGTCACTCAGAAGTAA
- a CDS encoding helix-turn-helix domain-containing protein, translated as MAQDADIAAVMSNAAQDIGSFIRTQREAAQVSVRQLAEKAGVSNPYLSQIERGLRKPSADVLNQIAKALRVSAEVLYVRAGILEPSAAGEVRDAIIADLSITERQKQVLLDIYTSFRQQNDAESKSLPDQPELEAASEEQTTTTDTHQVAN; from the coding sequence ATGGCGCAGGATGCAGATATCGCCGCCGTCATGTCGAATGCAGCCCAGGACATCGGCAGCTTCATCCGCACCCAGCGGGAGGCTGCGCAGGTCTCGGTCCGCCAGCTCGCTGAGAAGGCGGGCGTCAGCAACCCCTACCTGAGCCAGATCGAGCGTGGCCTGCGCAAGCCGTCGGCCGATGTGCTGAACCAGATCGCCAAGGCGCTCAGGGTTTCGGCCGAAGTGCTCTACGTGCGGGCCGGAATTCTGGAGCCCAGCGCTGCCGGCGAGGTGCGCGACGCCATCATCGCGGACCTCTCGATCACCGAGCGGCAGAAGCAGGTGCTGCTCGACATCTACACGTCCTTCCGGCAGCAGAACGATGCCGAGTCCAAATCGCTTCCTGATCAGCCTGAATTGGAAGCCGCGAGTGAGGAGCAGACAACGACGACTGACACTCACCAAGTAGCGAACTGA
- a CDS encoding DUF445 domain-containing protein, with translation MPGIQDDGSVAHRPRPGTGAHPKHQASLEPHVSLAESFAGADRTADEERRRNLRRMKAVALSFLLGATVLFAVCTWLQSRGGAYSWTGPWVGYVRAAAEAGMVGALADWFAVTALFRHPLGIPIPHTAIIPRKKDQLGEGLGTFVRENFMSQEVVETKLRDAQVASRLGKWLSEPVHAARVAAEASTVLRVLVELLRDEDVQHVLDRMIVKRIAEPQWGPPVGRVLESLLAERRQEALLQLLADRAFQWSLNAGEIIERVIERDSPTWSPRWVDHLVGDRIHRELMDFTDKVRRNPEHELRMSATKFLFDFADDLQNDEDTIARAERIKEQILARDEVARAAETAWSTAKRIILESVDDPSSVLRTRIADSVVRIGESLRDDAELRDKVDNWLVRGAKHLVAQYGTEITAIITETIERWDADEASRRIELHVGRDLQFIRINGTVVGSLAGLVIYTIAELFV, from the coding sequence ATGCCTGGCATACAGGATGATGGAAGCGTGGCACACCGACCCAGGCCGGGAACTGGAGCTCATCCGAAGCACCAGGCATCCCTCGAACCGCACGTCAGCCTCGCGGAGTCGTTTGCCGGCGCGGACCGGACGGCCGACGAAGAGCGACGCCGCAACCTGCGCCGGATGAAAGCGGTCGCGCTGAGCTTCCTGCTCGGTGCGACGGTGCTGTTTGCGGTGTGCACGTGGTTGCAGTCCCGCGGCGGCGCGTACAGCTGGACCGGGCCGTGGGTGGGCTATGTGCGGGCCGCCGCGGAGGCCGGCATGGTCGGCGCGCTGGCCGACTGGTTCGCCGTCACGGCGCTGTTCCGGCATCCGCTGGGCATCCCGATCCCGCACACCGCGATCATTCCGCGCAAGAAGGACCAGCTCGGCGAGGGGCTCGGCACCTTCGTCCGCGAGAACTTCATGTCGCAGGAAGTGGTGGAGACCAAGCTGCGCGACGCCCAGGTCGCCAGCCGGCTGGGCAAGTGGCTGTCGGAGCCGGTGCATGCGGCCCGGGTGGCCGCCGAGGCGTCGACGGTGCTGCGCGTACTGGTGGAACTGCTGCGCGACGAAGACGTCCAGCATGTGCTGGACCGGATGATCGTCAAGCGGATCGCCGAACCGCAGTGGGGTCCGCCGGTCGGCCGGGTGCTGGAGAGCCTGCTGGCGGAGCGGCGGCAGGAGGCCCTGCTGCAGCTGCTGGCCGACCGGGCGTTCCAGTGGTCGCTCAACGCCGGCGAGATCATCGAGCGGGTCATCGAGCGGGATTCGCCGACGTGGTCGCCGCGCTGGGTCGACCACCTCGTCGGCGACCGGATCCACCGCGAGCTGATGGACTTCACCGACAAGGTGCGGCGCAACCCCGAGCACGAGCTGCGGATGTCGGCGACCAAGTTCCTCTTCGATTTCGCCGACGATCTGCAGAACGACGAGGACACCATCGCGCGGGCGGAGCGGATCAAGGAGCAGATCCTGGCGCGCGACGAGGTGGCCCGCGCGGCGGAGACGGCGTGGAGTACCGCCAAGCGCATCATCCTCGAATCGGTGGACGACCCGTCGTCAGTTTTGCGCACCCGGATTGCAGACTCGGTGGTGCGCATCGGGGAGTCCCTGCGGGACGACGCGGAGCTCCGCGACAAGGTCGACAACTGGCTCGTCAGGGGCGCAAAACACCTTGTGGCGCAATATGGGACGGAGATCACAGCCATCATCACGGAGACCATCGAGCGCTGGGACGCCGACGAGGCGAGTCGGCGAATCGAGCTCCATGTGGGCCGTGACCTGCAGTTCATCCGTATCAACGGCACCGTCGTCGGATCGCTGGCGGGCCTGGTCATCTACACGATCGCCGAGCTTTTCGTCTGA
- a CDS encoding TetR/AcrR family transcriptional regulator, with translation MAQQNAPSSAKADGRKRRWHQHKVDRRNELVDGTLEAVRRRGSNVSMDEIAAEIGVSKTVLYRYFVDKNDLTTAVMMRFAQTTLIPNMASALSSNLDGFELTREIIRVYVDTVAAEPEIYPFVFANSSASKSKAIADSEQIIARMLAVVLRRRMAHAGMNTGGVEAWAFHTVGGVQLATHSWMSNPRMTAKELIDYLTMLSWSALRGIVEVGGSLEVFNSQPHPSPTLPSHLLH, from the coding sequence GTGGCACAGCAAAACGCACCCTCGTCGGCAAAAGCCGACGGGCGTAAACGACGCTGGCACCAACACAAGGTCGATCGCCGCAACGAACTGGTAGACGGCACCCTCGAAGCCGTCCGGCGCCGTGGCAGCAACGTCAGCATGGACGAGATCGCGGCCGAGATCGGCGTGTCGAAGACCGTGCTCTACCGCTACTTCGTCGACAAGAACGATCTGACGACCGCCGTGATGATGCGGTTCGCGCAAACCACGCTGATCCCCAACATGGCGTCGGCGCTGTCGTCCAACCTCGACGGCTTCGAACTCACCCGCGAGATCATCCGGGTGTACGTCGACACCGTCGCCGCCGAGCCGGAGATCTACCCCTTCGTCTTCGCCAACAGCTCGGCGAGCAAGAGCAAGGCCATCGCCGACTCCGAGCAGATCATCGCGCGGATGCTCGCCGTCGTGCTGCGCCGGCGCATGGCGCATGCCGGCATGAACACCGGCGGCGTCGAGGCCTGGGCGTTCCACACCGTCGGCGGCGTCCAGCTGGCCACCCACTCGTGGATGTCGAATCCCCGCATGACGGCCAAGGAGCTCATCGACTACCTGACCATGCTGTCGTGGAGCGCGCTGCGCGGCATCGTCGAGGTCGGCGGGTCACTCGAGGTGTTCAACTCGCAGCCCCATCCATCCCCGACACTGCCGAGTCATCTGCTTCACTGA
- a CDS encoding polyphosphate kinase 2 family protein → MTSDLPSLWTHEPHKHLEFKPGLRMSDIDPDATPGFRGKKADAPDLQAERNARFAELQEMLYANSRSGDTRSILLVLQGMDTAGKGGIVKHVVGAGNPQGIRYSSFGKPTAEELSHHYLWRIRNALPTAGHIGVFDRSHYEDVLIVRVHNLVPPPVWEARYDEINAFERELVDAGTTIIKVAMFVSLDEQKKRLAERLDRPDKYWKFNPGDIDERLLWPKYQEAYQAVLDRTSTDYAPWHVVPCNRKWYSRLAITELLIEALEQLELSWPPADFDVEAEKKRLAEA, encoded by the coding sequence GTGACCTCCGATCTGCCGTCGTTGTGGACCCACGAACCGCACAAGCACCTGGAGTTCAAACCCGGTCTGCGCATGAGCGACATCGATCCGGACGCGACTCCCGGATTCCGCGGCAAGAAGGCCGACGCCCCCGACCTGCAGGCCGAACGCAACGCGCGGTTCGCCGAACTGCAGGAGATGCTGTACGCCAACAGCCGCTCCGGCGACACCCGCTCGATCCTGCTGGTGTTGCAGGGCATGGACACCGCAGGCAAGGGCGGCATCGTCAAACATGTTGTGGGAGCCGGTAATCCGCAGGGAATTCGCTACTCCAGCTTCGGCAAGCCCACCGCGGAAGAGCTGTCGCACCACTACCTGTGGCGAATCCGCAACGCGCTGCCCACCGCCGGGCACATCGGGGTCTTCGACCGGTCGCACTATGAGGACGTGCTGATCGTGCGGGTGCACAACCTGGTACCGCCGCCGGTGTGGGAAGCCCGGTACGACGAGATCAACGCCTTCGAGCGCGAGCTCGTCGACGCCGGGACGACGATCATCAAGGTGGCGATGTTCGTCTCGCTCGACGAGCAGAAGAAGCGGCTGGCCGAGCGGCTCGACCGGCCCGACAAGTACTGGAAGTTCAACCCGGGCGACATCGACGAGCGGCTGCTGTGGCCCAAGTACCAGGAGGCGTACCAGGCGGTGCTGGACCGCACCTCCACCGACTACGCGCCGTGGCACGTCGTGCCCTGCAACCGCAAGTGGTACTCGCGGCTGGCCATCACCGAGCTGTTGATCGAGGCGCTCGAACAACTCGAGCTGTCTTGGCCACCAGCGGATTTCGATGTCGAGGCGGAGAAGAAGCGGCTGGCGGAGGCCTAG
- a CDS encoding cyclopropane mycolic acid synthase family methyltransferase: MSQADIDLTPHYEESQSIYDISNEFFALWLGPTMGYTCGYYEREDMTLEESQNAKFDLALGKLDLKPGMTLLDIGCGWGGALERAITQFDVNVIGITLSKAQSEYARERLAKIDTNRSIEIRMQGWEEFDEPVDRIVSIGAFEAFKQERYPIFFERAYNILPENGGRMLLHTILAHTQQFFRENGIKLTISDLKFMKFIGDEIFPGGQLPAVEDIEQLAAGSGFTLERTHLLRPHYARTLDMWAANLEAAKDEAIALQGQEVYDRYMKYLTGCADFFRRGITNIGQFTLVK; the protein is encoded by the coding sequence CATCGATTTGACCCCCCATTACGAGGAGTCGCAGTCGATCTACGACATCTCGAATGAGTTCTTCGCCCTCTGGCTCGGCCCGACCATGGGTTACACGTGCGGTTACTACGAGCGCGAGGACATGACTCTCGAGGAGTCGCAGAACGCCAAGTTCGACTTGGCGCTCGGCAAGCTCGACCTGAAGCCGGGCATGACCCTGCTCGACATCGGCTGTGGCTGGGGCGGCGCGCTGGAGCGGGCCATCACCCAGTTCGACGTGAACGTCATCGGCATCACGCTCAGCAAGGCGCAGTCCGAGTACGCCCGTGAGCGGCTCGCCAAGATCGACACCAACCGCAGCATCGAAATCCGCATGCAGGGTTGGGAAGAGTTCGACGAGCCCGTCGACCGCATCGTCTCGATCGGCGCGTTCGAGGCCTTCAAGCAGGAGCGCTACCCGATTTTCTTCGAGCGGGCGTACAACATCCTGCCGGAGAACGGCGGCCGGATGCTGCTGCACACGATCCTTGCGCACACCCAGCAGTTCTTCCGCGAGAACGGCATCAAGCTGACCATCAGCGACCTGAAGTTCATGAAGTTCATCGGCGACGAGATCTTCCCCGGCGGGCAGCTGCCGGCCGTCGAGGACATCGAGCAGCTCGCCGCGGGCTCGGGCTTCACGCTGGAGCGCACCCACCTGCTGCGCCCGCACTACGCGCGCACGCTGGACATGTGGGCGGCCAACCTGGAGGCGGCCAAGGACGAGGCCATCGCCCTGCAGGGCCAGGAGGTCTACGACCGCTACATGAAGTACCTGACCGGTTGCGCCGACTTCTTCCGTCGCGGCATCACCAACATCGGTCAGTTCACGCTGGTCAAGTAG